One Bacteroidota bacterium genomic window carries:
- a CDS encoding T9SS type A sorting domain-containing protein has protein sequence MKWLIYFILSVAANISYASVFQGVKSDMVVANLTGYISDSQLQQPIYGAMLTIEGYPVIYSDISGYYSICVEEGIYDIKCIAFGYQKNTVQDFFISGQVQLDFALIQDICGPPLNLEGELINYEYAFLTWNPTSGNTYPEDWIHYDNGSNYTGIGFAEGGSFTVAIRFDTNQLEPYNGYYLTMIRFFPTGENTEYVFKVWTDANASNLLVSIPLTDLIINEWNDLNLGSPVFIDHSKELWIGYACLNHPPGVYPAGCDSGPAVTGYGDMVNLDGSTWEPLSSYGLDYNLNIQGFIQHPGIDYPASSPHKSSTNALIGYNIYRNNQLLPQSPVTANLFLDGPLPLSSVYIYTVTALYSDCESEQTLPVIIWTEDTEDIVGRNTIHLFPNPADDFLYVNSAASVKHVFIYTAFGEVVYDRNADEREIKVDIGGFVKGVYVVLVMTENGWFTEKFIVE, from the coding sequence ATGAAATGGTTAATATATTTCATATTATCAGTGGCAGCCAATATTTCCTACGCTTCAGTATTTCAAGGTGTTAAGTCGGATATGGTGGTTGCAAACCTGACAGGCTACATATCAGATTCTCAATTGCAGCAGCCAATTTATGGGGCCATGTTAACTATTGAAGGATACCCCGTTATCTATTCTGATATTTCAGGGTATTATTCAATTTGTGTGGAGGAAGGTATCTATGATATCAAGTGCATAGCCTTTGGATATCAAAAGAATACGGTTCAGGATTTTTTCATTTCAGGCCAGGTTCAACTTGACTTTGCACTGATACAGGATATATGCGGGCCTCCCCTGAACCTGGAAGGTGAACTTATCAATTATGAATATGCTTTTCTGACATGGAATCCGACATCTGGTAATACATACCCTGAAGACTGGATTCATTATGACAACGGTTCTAATTATACAGGCATCGGCTTTGCAGAAGGAGGTTCGTTTACCGTGGCCATTCGTTTTGATACCAATCAACTGGAACCATACAACGGATATTACCTGACCATGATCAGGTTTTTTCCTACAGGTGAAAACACGGAATATGTGTTTAAAGTCTGGACTGATGCGAATGCGTCGAACCTTTTGGTCAGTATACCTTTGACCGATCTCATTATAAATGAGTGGAATGATCTTAACCTGGGAAGTCCTGTTTTCATCGATCATTCAAAAGAATTATGGATTGGGTATGCCTGCCTCAATCATCCTCCCGGCGTGTATCCGGCAGGATGCGATTCAGGACCTGCTGTCACAGGCTATGGAGATATGGTGAACTTAGATGGTTCAACATGGGAACCCCTGTCTTCATATGGACTTGATTATAACTTGAATATCCAGGGATTCATACAGCATCCTGGTATCGACTACCCGGCATCATCGCCACATAAAAGCAGCACGAATGCTCTTATCGGTTATAATATTTACCGTAACAACCAGTTACTGCCTCAATCCCCTGTGACTGCGAATTTATTCCTGGATGGCCCTTTGCCATTATCCTCGGTTTATATTTACACGGTTACTGCCTTATATTCTGATTGTGAATCAGAACAAACCCTTCCGGTAATAATCTGGACTGAAGATACAGAGGACATCGTCGGGCGGAATACCATTCATCTTTTTCCAAACCCGGCAGATGATTTTTTGTATGTGAATTCAGCAGCTTCGGTTAAGCATGTATTCATCTATACTGCTTTTGGGGAGGTGGTTTATGACCGGAATGCAGATGAGCGCGAAATCAAAGTCGACATCGGTGGATTTGTGAAAGGGGTGTATGTTGTACTTGTGATGACTGAAAATGGGTGGTTTACGGAAAAATTCATTGTAGAATAA
- a CDS encoding dual specificity protein phosphatase family protein has translation MSFIKSEIFYYIILVLLVRPGFSQNPATPRPEIWAKKVTNWSFDNLYQLNNDVYRSEQPDNSGFRVIAQMGIKSILNLRVSNSDSTIIGDLNLNYFHVPMRAKHFTENEVTEALRIIQKAPKPILIHCVYGSDRTGLVCAMYRIVFQDWSYQEAIDEMINGGYGFHEKYSNIPLFIEQRDSELIKKKFNDM, from the coding sequence ATGTCTTTTATAAAATCAGAAATTTTCTATTACATAATCCTTGTTCTTCTTGTCAGGCCTGGATTCTCGCAAAATCCGGCAACACCCCGGCCTGAAATCTGGGCAAAAAAAGTGACCAATTGGAGTTTTGATAATCTGTATCAGCTAAATAATGATGTTTATCGCTCTGAACAGCCTGACAATAGTGGATTCCGCGTCATCGCACAAATGGGTATAAAATCCATTCTCAATTTAAGAGTTAGCAATTCAGACAGCACTATAATCGGAGACCTTAATCTTAACTACTTTCATGTTCCGATGAGGGCAAAACATTTTACTGAAAATGAAGTAACCGAAGCCCTCAGAATAATTCAAAAAGCACCAAAGCCTATTTTGATCCATTGTGTATATGGTTCCGACAGGACAGGCCTAGTCTGTGCAATGTACAGGATCGTCTTCCAGGATTGGTCTTATCAGGAAGCAATTGATGAAATGATAAACGGAGGTTATGGATTTCATGAGAAATATTCCAACATTCCATTGTTTATAGAACAAAGAGATAGTGAATTGATTAAGAAGAAATTCAATGATATGTAA
- a CDS encoding T9SS type A sorting domain-containing protein, with translation MKTKKLLHILCFLCLITNVAQSQDWTQVGGGTNNSVGAQCVFNGELYVGGGFTFAGGNPVVYTAKWNGSSWSPVGSNVVGVNFVWCLVIYNDELYAGGSMGIDKWNGTEWVSILGEFESGHIYAMTVYNNELYASGGWPIKKWNGMNWSSIGLANGEIYSMCTYNGELVVAGGFLDIDGIPLNNIAKWNGNNWSPLGIGIIAGWVDALETYNGELYAGGNFTKSQGNIGNYIQKWNGSNWSSLGIDLDGEASELDSIRGKLFVGGGFTKAGSITTNAIATWDGTTWAALGTGMNIAYPYITAITDYKGEIYASGGFTQAGGILALYIAKYNISQGISDPGILTTNVRVIPNPFSTSAIIISTYNKINEKYDLLIYNNSGNILWYSGGTGEGSIKLERKNLNDGLYFFQLIWEDGKRETGKFIIK, from the coding sequence ATGAAAACTAAAAAATTATTACACATCTTATGTTTTCTATGTCTCATCACTAACGTAGCTCAATCTCAAGACTGGACGCAGGTTGGGGGCGGGACTAACAATTCTGTTGGTGCACAATGTGTCTTCAACGGGGAATTATATGTTGGTGGAGGTTTTACTTTTGCAGGTGGAAATCCAGTGGTTTATACTGCAAAATGGAATGGTAGCAGTTGGTCACCGGTAGGGTCAAATGTTGTAGGGGTGAACTTTGTGTGGTGCCTTGTTATTTATAATGACGAATTGTATGCTGGAGGGAGCATGGGGATTGACAAATGGAATGGAACAGAATGGGTATCAATACTAGGGGAATTTGAATCCGGCCATATATATGCTATGACTGTCTATAATAATGAGCTTTATGCAAGTGGTGGCTGGCCAATTAAGAAATGGAATGGCATGAATTGGTCAAGTATCGGATTGGCAAATGGTGAAATTTATAGTATGTGCACGTATAATGGAGAGCTGGTTGTTGCCGGAGGTTTCCTTGATATTGACGGAATCCCATTAAATAATATAGCTAAATGGAATGGCAATAATTGGTCTCCTCTTGGAATCGGGATAATTGCTGGCTGGGTTGATGCTTTAGAAACCTATAATGGTGAATTATATGCAGGTGGGAATTTCACTAAAAGCCAGGGAAATATTGGTAATTACATTCAAAAATGGAATGGTAGCAATTGGTCATCTCTGGGTATTGATCTGGACGGCGAGGCTTCTGAACTGGATTCAATAAGGGGTAAACTTTTTGTAGGAGGTGGTTTTACTAAGGCTGGCAGCATAACCACAAATGCAATTGCAACCTGGGACGGTACTACCTGGGCTGCCTTAGGGACCGGAATGAACATCGCGTATCCTTATATTACTGCAATTACCGATTATAAAGGGGAGATATATGCCAGCGGGGGATTTACACAAGCCGGTGGTATTCTTGCATTATACATTGCTAAATACAATATCTCACAGGGTATTTCGGATCCTGGTATTCTAACAACTAATGTCAGAGTCATTCCAAATCCATTTAGTACCTCAGCAATCATTATAAGTACCTATAATAAAATAAATGAGAAATATGACCTTTTGATTTATAATAATTCAGGAAATATTTTGTGGTATTCAGGAGGAACGGGAGAAGGATCCATCAAATTAGAAAGAAAAAACTTAAATGATGGACTTTACTTTTTTCAGTTAATATGGGAAGATGGAAAAAGGGAAACCGGGAAATTTATTATTAAATAA
- the folB gene encoding dihydroneopterin aldolase — MSLISLEGMEFYAHHGCFKEEKVIGTRFIIDFFLEADTTEAEKTDDLTKTINYQTVYALVKEEMDQASNLLEHVARQILDRVCRQFPQITFAEVTVSKINPQVGGKVEKVSVTLSTED; from the coding sequence ATGTCATTGATATCTCTTGAGGGCATGGAATTTTATGCTCACCATGGCTGTTTTAAAGAAGAAAAAGTCATCGGAACACGGTTCATCATTGATTTTTTTCTCGAAGCCGATACCACAGAAGCCGAAAAAACAGATGATCTGACCAAGACCATCAATTACCAAACAGTATATGCCTTAGTAAAAGAAGAGATGGATCAGGCATCCAATCTGTTGGAGCATGTGGCCAGGCAGATACTCGACAGGGTCTGCCGGCAATTCCCCCAAATTACCTTTGCCGAGGTTACTGTATCCAAAATTAATCCCCAGGTTGGCGGAAAAGTTGAAAAGGTAAGTGTGACCTTGTCAACTGAGGACTGA
- a CDS encoding glutamine--tRNA ligase/YqeY domain fusion protein, producing MNNNDALKNPAEAWGSKFGLNFLEAIIEEDIRKCKNESRVHTRFPPEPNGYLHIGHAKSICLNFGLARKYNGLCNLRFDDTNPTKEEQEYVDSIIEDVRWLGFDWDDRLFYASDYFDQLYEWAEKMILEGRAYVDDQSAEQVSEQRGTINTPGKESPYRNRSVEENLNLFQRMRAGEFPEGSKVLRAKIDMASPNMLLRDPVMYRILFAIHHRTDDKWCIYPMYDYAHGQSDYLEGITHSICTLEFEVHRPLYDWYLDQLIETEYRPQQIEFARLNLSYTIMSKRKLLELVEGGFVNDWDDPRMPTISGLRRRGYTPESIRYFADLVGVAKRDNTIDLALIEHSLREDLNKRAPRAMAVLNPLKVIIDNYPTDQVEEMESVNNPEDESMGKRMIPFSGTIYIEKEDFMENPPKGYFRLYPGGEVRLKNAYIIKCERFVKDDQTGEISEVHCTYFPETRSGGEQSNRKVKGTLHWVSAQHALKAEIRLYDRLFTVEDPAGHEDKDFKEFLNPESLTIATAFVEPSLKAAQSGSHYQFIRLGYFCVDKDSTNDHLIFNRTVTLKDTWAKMSKKE from the coding sequence ATGAACAATAATGATGCTCTAAAAAATCCGGCCGAAGCCTGGGGTTCGAAATTTGGTTTAAATTTCCTCGAGGCGATCATTGAAGAGGATATCCGGAAATGTAAGAACGAAAGCCGTGTTCACACCCGTTTTCCACCGGAGCCCAATGGCTATCTGCACATCGGCCATGCCAAGTCCATCTGCCTGAATTTTGGACTTGCGAGGAAGTATAATGGTTTGTGCAACCTGCGGTTCGATGATACCAATCCCACTAAAGAGGAGCAGGAATATGTCGATTCGATCATCGAAGATGTGCGATGGCTCGGATTTGACTGGGATGACCGGCTTTTTTATGCCTCCGACTATTTTGATCAGCTATATGAATGGGCTGAGAAAATGATTCTGGAAGGCAGAGCCTATGTGGATGACCAGAGTGCAGAGCAAGTTAGTGAGCAACGTGGCACGATCAATACCCCGGGGAAGGAAAGCCCTTACCGGAACCGGTCTGTTGAAGAGAACCTCAATCTTTTCCAACGTATGCGTGCCGGTGAATTCCCGGAAGGATCGAAGGTGCTGCGGGCAAAGATCGACATGGCATCACCAAATATGCTGTTACGAGACCCGGTAATGTATCGTATCCTGTTTGCTATCCATCACCGTACGGATGACAAATGGTGCATTTACCCCATGTATGACTATGCTCATGGACAGTCGGACTACCTGGAGGGGATAACCCATTCCATCTGCACACTTGAATTTGAAGTACACCGGCCCTTATACGACTGGTACCTGGATCAGCTCATTGAAACAGAATACCGGCCACAACAAATCGAATTTGCGCGTCTCAACCTCAGTTATACGATCATGAGCAAGCGTAAGCTCCTTGAGCTTGTTGAAGGTGGTTTTGTAAACGATTGGGATGATCCACGTATGCCTACTATCAGCGGGCTGAGACGACGCGGTTACACACCGGAGTCGATCCGTTATTTTGCTGATCTTGTCGGCGTAGCTAAACGTGATAATACCATTGATCTTGCTTTAATAGAGCATAGTCTTAGAGAAGACCTGAACAAACGTGCACCGCGGGCTATGGCTGTCCTGAATCCCCTGAAAGTGATCATCGATAATTATCCTACAGACCAGGTCGAGGAAATGGAATCGGTCAATAATCCCGAGGATGAGTCCATGGGAAAGCGTATGATCCCATTCTCAGGGACTATTTATATCGAAAAGGAGGACTTTATGGAAAATCCTCCCAAAGGATATTTCAGGTTATACCCGGGTGGAGAGGTGAGGCTTAAGAATGCCTATATCATCAAATGCGAGAGATTTGTGAAAGATGATCAGACCGGTGAAATCAGCGAAGTACATTGTACATATTTTCCGGAGACGCGAAGCGGTGGTGAACAGAGCAACCGTAAGGTAAAAGGAACGCTGCACTGGGTGTCGGCACAGCATGCACTGAAAGCCGAAATCCGGCTTTATGACCGGCTGTTCACAGTGGAAGATCCTGCCGGGCATGAAGACAAAGATTTCAAGGAATTCCTTAATCCGGAATCATTGACCATCGCTACTGCTTTTGTCGAGCCTTCACTGAAGGCTGCCCAATCCGGAAGCCACTATCAGTTTATCCGGCTGGGGTATTTTTGTGTCGATAAGGACTCCACAAATGATCACCTTATTTTTAACCGGACGGTGACGCTGAAAGATACGTGGGCGAAGATGAGTAAAAAAGAGTAG
- a CDS encoding four helix bundle protein, with protein MAPKSGSFQIENRLIDFVVRIQEVLKTFPNTYFHMQLANQISKSSTSTALNYAEAQSAESAKDFIHKIKIVLKELRECYVSLRILAHDKDLNDTSELSALVKENNELISIFVRSVQTAKKNLKSKNNQE; from the coding sequence ATGGCACCGAAATCAGGTTCATTTCAAATTGAAAACCGACTTATTGATTTTGTAGTACGTATTCAGGAGGTCTTAAAAACCTTTCCTAATACTTACTTTCATATGCAACTGGCCAATCAGATAAGTAAGTCTTCAACCTCAACTGCATTAAATTATGCTGAGGCGCAAAGTGCAGAGTCGGCGAAGGATTTTATCCATAAAATAAAAATTGTTCTGAAAGAGCTTCGTGAATGTTATGTTTCCCTGAGAATTCTTGCTCATGACAAAGACCTGAATGATACGAGTGAACTATCTGCACTTGTCAAAGAAAACAATGAGCTCATTTCCATTTTTGTCAGAAGTGTTCAAACAGCCAAAAAAAATCTAAAATCTAAAAACAACCAAGAATAA
- a CDS encoding ATP-binding protein, with product MLIERKIHDKIKEIALKMPVISVTGPRQSGKTTLVKMIFPDYLYLDLEIPEIRELAIKDPRSFLSGHDKGLIIDEIQYAPQLLSYIKSLTDETGKNGKFIITGSQNLLLLESIAQSLAGRVAIFNLLPFSIEELLTSGHFQDDYQDLLVKGFYPRLYAEGLSPDDLYPSYIQTYLERDVRRIINVKDLSKYQSFIKVAAGMIGHTINLTSMSNDLGIDQKTIKSWISVLEASFIVFLLPPYYRNFNKRIIKAPKLYFYDTGLACSILDIKDRRQLESYYNRGNLFESFILSEMFKSQFNSGVKPYFYFFRDNSGNEVDVLFEQGVTITGVEVKSSKTVHSDFFKGLNFWQKLTGTSRPGYLVYGGRLNQKVNQVQILGWEHVNDIFNADIDSAQS from the coding sequence ATGCTTATAGAACGAAAGATTCATGACAAGATAAAAGAGATAGCCCTGAAGATGCCTGTTATCAGCGTCACAGGTCCGAGGCAATCGGGTAAGACGACTCTCGTTAAAATGATTTTCCCGGACTATCTCTATCTGGACCTTGAAATTCCTGAAATACGTGAACTGGCCATAAAAGATCCCAGAAGCTTTTTGTCGGGTCATGATAAGGGATTGATTATAGATGAGATCCAATATGCACCGCAACTGCTATCGTATATCAAGAGCCTGACAGATGAGACCGGTAAGAATGGAAAGTTCATAATCACCGGATCGCAAAATTTATTGCTTCTTGAATCCATAGCGCAGAGCCTGGCGGGCAGGGTAGCCATATTTAACCTTTTGCCTTTCAGTATAGAAGAGCTTTTAACATCCGGACATTTTCAGGATGACTATCAGGACCTCCTGGTGAAAGGATTTTATCCCCGTCTGTATGCTGAGGGATTATCACCTGATGATCTGTATCCATCGTATATTCAGACTTATCTTGAAAGGGATGTGCGCCGGATCATCAATGTCAAGGATTTATCAAAGTACCAGTCGTTTATTAAGGTGGCCGCCGGAATGATTGGTCATACGATCAATTTAACGTCGATGAGTAACGATTTAGGGATCGATCAGAAGACCATAAAATCATGGATTTCAGTTCTTGAAGCCAGTTTTATCGTGTTCTTGCTGCCGCCGTATTACCGTAATTTCAATAAAAGAATCATAAAAGCCCCTAAGCTATATTTCTATGACACAGGGCTTGCCTGTTCTATCCTCGATATAAAAGACCGCCGGCAGCTCGAATCGTATTACAACAGGGGAAATTTATTTGAATCTTTTATTTTATCCGAGATGTTCAAGAGTCAATTCAATAGTGGGGTCAAACCCTATTTTTATTTTTTTCGTGATAATTCGGGTAATGAAGTTGATGTTCTTTTTGAACAGGGAGTCACAATCACCGGCGTTGAAGTGAAATCGTCAAAGACCGTTCATAGTGATTTTTTCAAAGGCCTGAACTTTTGGCAAAAACTAACCGGGACAAGCCGGCCCGGTTATCTGGTTTATGGTGGGCGACTCAACCAGAAAGTCAACCAGGTTCAGATACTTGGGTGGGAGCATGTGAATGATATTTTTAATGCCGACATTGACAGTGCGCAATCCTGA
- a CDS encoding IS630 family transposase (programmed frameshift) yields MAKNRITYKVTLTEEEREELMSIINKGTHTSQRFRSAYILLNCDRGEHFERVTNEEMAKVLKIGMRTIDRVKKRFVEDGFDAALERKESERKYERKADGDVEAHLVALSCGKPPKGYARWSLRLLADKMVELNYVENISYETVRTVLKKNALKPWRVKGWVIPPGNDSQFVADMERVLDVYKRPYNEANPLVCMDESPKQLIGETRTGEQMEPGQEQRIDYEYVRNGVCNIFMANEPLKGKRMVKITERKTKTDWAEFVNDISLQYPQAEKITLVMDNFKTHVSGSFYERYSPEKAKVLWDRFEFINTPKHGSWQNMAEIELNVLSKQCLKRRIATMDEMIDEVEAWEYDRNNRNSKIDWQFTTKDARIKLKRLYPSVHD; encoded by the exons ATGGCAAAGAACAGAATCACATACAAAGTTACATTAACTGAAGAAGAAAGAGAAGAGCTTATGTCAATAATCAATAAAGGCACTCATACCTCTCAACGTTTCAGGAGTGCATATATCTTGCTCAATTGCGACCGGGGCGAGCATTTCGAAAGAGTGACCAATGAAGAAATGGCAAAGGTTTTAAAAATTGGTATGCGAACAATTGACCGTGTTAAAAAGCGGTTTGTAGAAGATGGTTTCGATGCCGCCCTGGAACGAAAGGAGTCAGAGCGGAAATACGAACGCAAGGCAGATGGTGATGTTGAAGCTCATCTCGTAGCCTTGAGTTGTGGGAAGCCTCCCAAGGGATATGCCAGATGGTCACTGCGTCTATTAGCGGACAAAATGGTAGAGCTTAATTATGTAGAGAATATCTCATATGAAACGGTGCGAACCGTTTTAAA AAAAAACGCTTTAAAACCCTGGAGGGTAAAAGGATGGGTAATACCGCCAGGCAATGATAGTCAATTTGTTGCAGACATGGAGCGGGTTTTAGATGTATATAAACGGCCCTATAATGAAGCCAATCCACTGGTTTGTATGGATGAGTCGCCAAAACAGTTGATAGGAGAAACAAGAACCGGTGAACAGATGGAACCAGGTCAGGAACAACGAATAGATTATGAATATGTACGAAACGGGGTTTGTAATATTTTTATGGCTAATGAGCCCCTAAAGGGAAAACGTATGGTAAAAATTACCGAGAGAAAGACCAAGACAGATTGGGCAGAATTTGTTAATGACATTTCATTACAGTATCCACAGGCAGAAAAAATTACTCTGGTGATGGATAATTTTAAAACACATGTCTCTGGCTCATTTTATGAAAGGTATTCTCCGGAAAAAGCAAAGGTATTATGGGATCGGTTTGAATTCATAAATACCCCGAAACACGGATCATGGCAGAATATGGCAGAAATTGAACTTAATGTCCTTTCAAAACAATGTCTGAAGCGACGGATTGCAACAATGGATGAAATGATAGACGAGGTCGAGGCATGGGAGTATGATCGAAATAACAGGAATTCTAAAATAGATTGGCAGTTTACAACAAAGGATGCCAGAATAAAATTGAAACGCCTTTATCCGTCAGTACACGATTGA
- the gltX gene encoding glutamate--tRNA ligase, with protein MDKKTIRVRFAPSPTGPLHIGGVRTALYNYLFARKNGGKFILRIEDTDQARFIPGAENYIIESLEWTGIKFDEGIREGGLFAPYRQSERQSIYRQYAEELVRNGHAYYAFDTAGEIEEMRKRLENEKALNTSYSYLSRLSMKNSLSLPSGDIKNRLVAGHNYVIRFKIPENEDVKVYDEIRDWVVVHTSTLDDKVLFKSDGMPTYHLANIVDDHLMEISHVIRGEEWLPSLPLHALLYRAFGWDEPKFAHLPLLLKPDGKGKLSKRDGDRLGFPVFPLQWVDPDTKEISSGYRESGYFPEAFVNILAFLGWNPGTEQELFSMDELIDAFSIEKVGKSGSRFDFEKAKWFNHQYLQKRTNEELTALFQPILKSRGISAPDEFVTRVVGLVKERVDFVNEMLDQSWFFFKAPESYDTEVVKKRWKEDTPKIMTEAADFIKGIEPFISSDIEARLKEWIEQKGYGIGQVMNALRLCLVGASLGPHLTDIMEAIGKEEVIRRISRAVEAFSKSI; from the coding sequence ATGGATAAAAAAACGATCAGGGTGCGTTTTGCCCCCAGCCCGACAGGGCCACTTCACATCGGTGGGGTGAGAACAGCCCTGTATAATTACCTCTTTGCACGGAAAAATGGCGGTAAGTTCATACTCAGGATCGAAGATACCGACCAGGCGCGATTTATTCCCGGCGCAGAGAATTATATCATTGAATCGCTGGAATGGACGGGAATTAAATTTGACGAGGGCATCAGGGAGGGAGGGCTTTTTGCCCCGTACCGCCAGTCGGAACGGCAATCGATCTACAGGCAGTATGCCGAAGAGCTGGTACGTAATGGCCATGCCTATTATGCATTCGATACCGCTGGGGAAATTGAAGAGATGAGAAAAAGGCTCGAAAATGAAAAAGCTTTGAATACCAGTTATAGCTACCTCTCGCGCTTGTCGATGAAAAATTCTCTTTCACTTCCTTCCGGAGATATTAAAAATCGCCTCGTAGCAGGCCATAATTATGTGATCCGTTTCAAAATTCCTGAAAATGAAGATGTAAAGGTTTATGATGAGATAAGAGATTGGGTGGTGGTGCATACATCCACGCTTGACGACAAGGTCCTGTTCAAATCGGATGGCATGCCCACTTATCATCTGGCCAATATTGTGGATGATCATCTTATGGAGATTTCCCATGTGATCCGTGGCGAGGAATGGTTGCCGTCGCTGCCTCTCCATGCGCTGCTTTACAGGGCTTTTGGATGGGATGAGCCAAAATTTGCCCACCTTCCCCTCCTTCTCAAACCCGACGGAAAAGGAAAGCTGAGCAAACGCGACGGCGACAGGCTGGGATTTCCTGTCTTCCCCCTGCAATGGGTTGACCCCGACACAAAAGAGATTTCTTCAGGTTATAGAGAATCCGGGTATTTCCCCGAAGCCTTTGTCAATATCCTGGCTTTCCTGGGATGGAATCCGGGAACAGAACAGGAGCTCTTTTCCATGGATGAACTTATCGATGCCTTTTCCATTGAAAAAGTGGGTAAATCCGGGTCGCGGTTCGACTTTGAAAAAGCTAAATGGTTCAATCATCAGTATTTACAGAAAAGAACCAATGAAGAGCTGACAGCACTTTTTCAGCCGATTCTCAAATCTAGAGGCATCAGTGCACCAGATGAATTTGTAACACGTGTTGTTGGATTGGTCAAAGAAAGGGTGGATTTTGTGAATGAGATGTTGGACCAATCCTGGTTCTTCTTTAAGGCACCGGAAAGTTATGATACCGAGGTAGTAAAAAAGAGATGGAAGGAAGATACGCCAAAAATCATGACAGAAGCTGCTGATTTCATTAAAGGTATTGAGCCTTTTATATCTTCTGACATCGAAGCCAGGCTAAAAGAATGGATTGAGCAAAAGGGCTATGGGATAGGCCAGGTGATGAATGCGTTGCGGTTATGCCTTGTCGGCGCCAGCCTCGGCCCGCACCTGACCGATATCATGGAGGCCATCGGGAAAGAAGAGGTAATCCGTAGGATTAGTAGAGCTGTTGAAGCATTTTCGAAATCAATTTAA